ACACGCATTCGCCCATGGTGTAATGCTGGTGTGAATTTCCTCTCAGTCCAATCCCTATAAACCAACTGACACTAACTAATTGACTTGCAGAACAGCTTAATAAAGCTAAAAGCAGGAAGAGCCATCTAGGCGAGTCATTACTATGGCCTAATCCTTTATAGTTAATTAACTCCTTTCCCCCTTTCTGTCAAACAAAGGGAAATTTATAATACTGTCAATCCTCCCCTTACTTTCCTGTCCTCCTACAGTGCTCTAACTGAAAGGAATATTTTAAAGCTGATGTACGCAGAGAAACGAGTGCTCAATCCATCTTTCACTCTTACTGAAATATTTACGTAGTGAGGGAACATTAAATTAATTGTAGTCTTCAGAAATTTATAAGACAGTCTCCCCGATCACCACCCCCACCTTCCTCTTCAAATGTATGTTAATAATTCTTGCCATAAAAAAATCTTTTAGCAGCCAGTTAGCTGAATTAAAGGATGTCCTATCATGTTTGCTGCGACAGCTGACACTTGGATACCAGCTGgttcataaaaaatatatacaaatctaATGTAACTTATACACTTGGTCTTGACCTTGTTATGTTTTGATTTGGCTCTTAAATAGGACTGAATAGAATATCTTTAAGAACAATCAAATTTTAATTTTTCCATGGACTTTTTTGCGACCACCTTGTTACCTAGTTTatataagtgctatacaaataaaataataataattattattattaatattattagagTTGGACCCCTGAAGAGCCACTGGTTCCATAAGTACTTTTCCCCACTGCAaatccttttttcttctcctttcatGACGTTCACCCTCCCTGGCAGTAATACAAGCCTCtccattttaatttttcataCAGAAACACATGAGCCCTAGCTGCAGTGGCAGTGCAGAGGAAGTGTGACACCGGCATGAATCagtgtgtatttaaaataaaatgagttgTTGCAGTTTGGACCAAAACACAACACCATAGGGGCCATAGAGAGCATCACCGCTACAGAACTCATCCCAGAATCGATCATTTATTCCGTTTAATTTATCTTTGCCGACTTTTTCTCAGTGGTACTGGCACATGTAACAGAATTTTAAAGTAAGTAATATTCAATACTAGACTTCAAAGGAGGAAAAACCCAGCTGCACCGACCTCTATGCGCTGAAAGTTACTGGTCTGTTGAACACAGCCAGGCTTCACAGCTTCACGTTAACATCTGCCTGGGACACAAAGTTGCTCTCACCGAACTACTGCTGCAGAGGGTCTCGGAAAAACCATATTGTCACCACTGTTTGACAGTGCGAGCAGGATAATTACCCATGAGCATTGTGAGTCGGCACAATGCAGTTCATAATTTCTGTGGGGGGTTCCGCAGCGTGCtggaggcaggatgtaacatTTACATTCCACTGCAACGAACAAGTCGTTTTTGTTTGAATTGACATCTTCTTTGGTGTCTTTtatgtgtgttgctgttgttgatgctgatatatttgtattattttagtttttctaaaaTAAGAGTTTGGTTCAATTTATTCTCACGTATGCTCACTCAGACATTGTCTTAACTCTTTACCAGGGGGCTGGAGGGAGAAGCTCCAGAGAAAGTGCGCAGCAAttgactcggacatttgtgttctcacatacagccttTCTTGAATAATGTCAAGAGATTATgttcagagttcagtgcatgtctgaaagcacctTCGGTTTAATTAGTCTTAAAGGTCAGTAGTTGGGTGATTTATACTGAAATTCACCTTAGGAGTCAGAGATTATCTCTTCACTTAGACATCTACCTTTACCAGATGCACTTAACGCACAGATGTTTAAAGCAATCCAACTAtctctattatttatttaatatctatTCTATGACCTCAAATGTAACCAGGAGAGTTTTGATTCCTCCTTTGCAATGCATTAATTGTCTGTTTTCTTACACTGACTTCTCGAAACCAGGCTGTCTGAAATAATTCTTTCTAAGCAACATACATTTAAGGCCACAGAAAATCACAACTTCAGCAGTGTGTCTGATTCATTCTGCGATGACATGGACCATATTCTCTTcatgaaaacatacaaactGGGCAGTTTTCTAACGTATAAAATGTTAACACATCTCTCTCTTGCTTCTTCCAGGCCATGGAACCAAAGGAGTGTTTGAGCTGCTAGCCGGCTGGAGGAGAACGAGGGAAACCCTCCCCTTCAAGGAACGTGTGGCGGACGCTTTTGCTGATGTGATGGTGTGCTACACCATGACAAGCTCACTCTACATCATCACCTTTGGCATGGGAGCAAGCCCTTTTACCAACATCGAGTCGGTGAAAATTTTCTGTCAGAGCATGTGCGTAGCCATACTGGTCAACTACTTCTACGTCTTCTCGTTCTATGGCTCCTGCCTGGTGTTTGCTGGACAGCTGGAGCAGAACCGCTACcacagtgttttctgttgtaAAATCCCCTCAGTGGAGTATCTGGACCGCCAGCCCACATGGTTTAAAACTATGATGAGTGACGGCCATGACCTGTCCACGCACCACGACAGTGTACCCTACCAGAATCACTTCATCCAGCACTTCCTGCGAGAGCACTTCACAGAATGGATAACAAATACCTATGTGAAACCCTTTGTGGTCATTCTCTATCTCATCTACGCCTCTTTCTCATTCATGGGATGTTTACAAATTAGCGATGGATCAAATATTGTTAACCTGCTGGCAAGTAACTCTCCGAGTGTCTCGTATGCTCTAACCCAGCAGAAATACTTTAGCAACTACAGCCCTGTGATCGGGTTTTATATTTATGAGCCCATTGAGTACTGGAACTCCACGGTGCAGGAGCACCTTAAGACGCTTAGTCACGGCTTCAACAAGATCTCCTGGATGGACAACTTTTTCCACTACCTTCGGGTGGTGAATGTGAGTGCGTCAACTAAGAGCGACTTCATCACCATCCTTAAAGGCTCCTTCCTGCGCAGCCCGGAGTACCAGCACTTCACCGAGGACATCATATTCTCAAGGAATCGTGAGACTGACGAGTATGATATAATCGCCTCACGGATGTACCTGGTGGCGCGGACAACTGAGAAGAAGCGTGAGGAAGTGGTGGAGCTCCTGGAAAAGCTCCGTCCATTGATGCTTATCAACAGCATCAAGTTCATTGCCTTCAATCCAACATTTGTGTTCATGGACCGCTACAGCTCTTCTGTCATCTCCCCCATCCTGACCTCAGGCTTCAGTGTGCtcaccatcctcatcctcactttCTTCCTGGTTATCAACCCCTTAGGGAACTTCTGGCTCATCCTCACAGTAACGTCTGTGGAACTGGGCGTCTTGGGTTTGATGACCCTTTGGAACGTTGGCATGGACAGCATCTCAATCCTGTGCCTTATTTTTACCCTCAACTTCGCCATGGATCACTGTGTACCACACCTGTACACTTTTGTGCTGGCCAGCGAGCACACCAGGACGCAGTGCATCAAGTTGGCACTGGAGGAGCACGGGGCTGCCATACTGCAGAACACATCCTGCTTTGTGATCGGGATCATGCCCCTGGTGTTTGTGCCTTCCAATCTGACCTACACACTGTTCAAGTGCTCCCTCCTCACTGCAGGCTGCACTGTGCTGCACTGCTTCGTCATCCTGCCGGTCTTCTTAACCTTCTTCCCACCATCCAAAAAgagacacaagaaaaagaaacgGGCCAAGCGGAAAGagcgggagagggagagagagcgggaaagggagagggaaagagaaagggaggagataGAGTGCATTGAAGTCAGGGAGAATCCTGATCATGTGACAAA
This genomic window from Platichthys flesus chromosome 18, fPlaFle2.1, whole genome shotgun sequence contains:
- the ptchd4 gene encoding patched domain-containing protein 1 isoform X1: MLRQVIHRGLKASFYWLGLFVSRHPVFFLTVPAVLTIIFGSTVLSRFKPETDLEVLVAPTHSLAKIERSLANSLFPIDQSKHKLYSDLHTPGRYGRLILLAKSGGNILELADQVLQVHKQVLDLRFNYKGFNYTFAHLCVLSHRDKRCLLDDIITIFEDIRQAVLSNSTFHKVPVSYPNTTLKDGRVSFIGHQLGGVSYSANSRDQQVKFARAVQITYYLRNHGPVVQDAIAERWENEFGALVSRLSTAEAPHASDQLHIQSLTSFSLWRDFHQTGVLAKGEVLVSLVLVLLAATISSSMRDCLRGKPFLGLLGVMTICIANVTAAGIFFISDGKFNSTLLGIPFFAMGHGTKGVFELLAGWRRTRETLPFKERVADAFADVMVCYTMTSSLYIITFGMGASPFTNIESVKIFCQSMCVAILVNYFYVFSFYGSCLVFAGQLEQNRYHSVFCCKIPSVEYLDRQPTWFKTMMSDGHDLSTHHDSVPYQNHFIQHFLREHFTEWITNTYVKPFVVILYLIYASFSFMGCLQISDGSNIVNLLASNSPSVSYALTQQKYFSNYSPVIGFYIYEPIEYWNSTVQEHLKTLSHGFNKISWMDNFFHYLRVVNVSASTKSDFITILKGSFLRSPEYQHFTEDIIFSRNRETDEYDIIASRMYLVARTTEKKREEVVELLEKLRPLMLINSIKFIAFNPTFVFMDRYSSSVISPILTSGFSVLTILILTFFLVINPLGNFWLILTVTSVELGVLGLMTLWNVGMDSISILCLIFTLNFAMDHCVPHLYTFVLASEHTRTQCIKLALEEHGAAILQNTSCFVIGIMPLVFVPSNLTYTLFKCSLLTAGCTVLHCFVILPVFLTFFPPSKKRHKKKKRAKEREEIECIEVRENPDHVTNV
- the ptchd4 gene encoding patched domain-containing protein 1 isoform X2; this translates as MCFIGGNGASASGILWRMLRQVIHRGLKASFYWLGLFVSRHPVFFLTVPAVLTIIFGSTVLSRFKPETDLEVLVAPTHSLAKIERSLANSLFPIDQSKHKLYSDLHTPGRYGRLILLAKSGGNILELADQVLQVHKQVLDLRDGRVSFIGHQLGGVSYSANSRDQQVKFARAVQITYYLRNHGPVVQDAIAERWENEFGALVSRLSTAEAPHASDQLHIQSLTSFSLWRDFHQTGVLAKGEVLVSLVLVLLAATISSSMRDCLRGKPFLGLLGVMTICIANVTAAGIFFISDGKFNSTLLGIPFFAMGHGTKGVFELLAGWRRTRETLPFKERVADAFADVMVCYTMTSSLYIITFGMGASPFTNIESVKIFCQSMCVAILVNYFYVFSFYGSCLVFAGQLEQNRYHSVFCCKIPSVEYLDRQPTWFKTMMSDGHDLSTHHDSVPYQNHFIQHFLREHFTEWITNTYVKPFVVILYLIYASFSFMGCLQISDGSNIVNLLASNSPSVSYALTQQKYFSNYSPVIGFYIYEPIEYWNSTVQEHLKTLSHGFNKISWMDNFFHYLRVVNVSASTKSDFITILKGSFLRSPEYQHFTEDIIFSRNRETDEYDIIASRMYLVARTTEKKREEVVELLEKLRPLMLINSIKFIAFNPTFVFMDRYSSSVISPILTSGFSVLTILILTFFLVINPLGNFWLILTVTSVELGVLGLMTLWNVGMDSISILCLIFTLNFAMDHCVPHLYTFVLASEHTRTQCIKLALEEHGAAILQNTSCFVIGIMPLVFVPSNLTYTLFKCSLLTAGCTVLHCFVILPVFLTFFPPSKKRHKKKKRAKRKEREREREREREREREREEIECIEVRENPDHVTNV